TCCAACCTCAATATCTGGTGTGATCTCAAAAAACTGTGATGAAGCAGACGACAGTGCTGTTATGGCAGCCATTAAGTTTATGGAGGATGTATGTGGCAAGGAAGTCAGGGATTATCACTACATCCATGTTAAAAGGCTGGAAAGTAAGGTGACACACCTAATAAGGTTGCTGGTTGCAGCAAACAAAACAATAAAGAAGGCACGCAGAGGATGGTACTATGCTGCCAGATATATGAACTCATATTCCAACCAGATACAGAATACGACCGTTACTCGGTACCTAAGAGGGCATGACAGCACCAAATGGGCTATGAAAACGGCACTCGCAAGCACGGGAAAGTTGGCAAAAAGGCTACGTTATATTGGCATGAAATCCGAGCAGCGCCTAGAGACCACGGTCTGGTGATCTTCGGTCAGCGCATCGTACCCAGCATGTTTACAGATCATTGCCTTTGCCCTTTTGATGTTCTTTTGAACAAAAACTACATATTCTATGGATTGTTGTTATTGTCAAGTGTACTTTCTGTTGTTATCGTTAAGTGTGGTTTCTATGAATGTATGCTGTTTGGTGACTTCCCATGTTGTGCACGTGAATGATCTTTGTTTCCAACGGATTCTTCGGTGATTCTTCCTGTTATATATGAATCTCTTTTAATTTTTTTATATGGATTCATTCCATTCTGTTTCATCTTTATCTTACTTACAGTTATTGATTTTACAGTCAGCTCCTGGCATCGTTAAATCGTGCTTTATTTAGCTCACAACAACCTGACATTAACCCTCTTGGCTCACTTACACAGATTATAACATTTATCTATACTTTGTGATGCAATGGCTTCATGGGTGGGTGTTTCGAGGTTTCTCAGGTTGCGGCATTAAGCCAGTACCAATATTTTTAGTTACATTCTGCCTAACATCTATTATAACTCCAGTTCATTCAAACGTTCTTAATCCCATTAAGATACACGGTGGTAATATCATCCTTTCATTGCCTTTTTTATCATCCGAATAGCACCGTAAGTCACTAATACCTTGACATTACCCGTTTGATCAAAATGTTCGGACATGCACCCTCGCGCGAAGGCGTGTTGCCGATCTAGGGCTTATGCAAATGTTTTTACTTTGCTTTCTAGCTAAAAAATGTCCAATTCCCTGCATCACACTGCCTAAATTAATGCCTCCAGTAATCATGCTAAAAAAGTAAACGGGGATGACAGTTCTTCGCTCTGAAATTATTTTCCCATCCAAATTGCAAAACGGACAGTTAATTATGTGTTTATAGTTAGTTTTCATTGTATAGATGAAAAACATACTAAATAATAATTCCAAATCCATGTCCATCCGTCCATGCCTCACACCTGTTTTACCTTCCACAACAAATAATGGTTTATTTCCTTAGATACACACACTATTGGCATTCGTTTTTTTATAGGGCTAAATCGattttttattgatcaaattccacATGGAGAAGGATACGAAAATGGCAATGGGATTTGTCCATCCAATCTCATGGCCCTGATTCACTGAATGTGAAAACTTGACTAACCTATTGCTTTACATCAGAAGCAATTTTGGAGCATTAAATTATAAAATAAAAATTTTGCTGTAAAAAAATGGAGTGTATTACAAAAAAACAGCCAAATTTACTTGTAAAATGAAGTAAAAGTGAAGATACGGGGTTTGCTATTTCATGGATATGTAGATTTGTGATCATGTGAATATTCGAAATAACAATAAGAGTGGTTCTTTTGTGACATTTGCTGTTCTCTTTGCATAATCCTGTCATGCAAATCCTATATTGCCTTGTTTTTGTTACATCTCTTTTGCCAAGAGAGTGGTTTTTCTACACCCACCCTCGTGCACCCACGCATGAAAACAcaccaaaacattttgaaaaaatataaaaaattgtgGAAATGATCATCATCAAATGTTAGAGAGGCTTGCCAAGTTTCATGGTCAAATGATATCCGAGGAGAATTGTACTCCCtcggtcccaaaataagtgtctcaactttattctaactttaatacaaagttgtactaaggttaagacacttattttgagacggagggattaCCAAAGAAGAACAGAATTACAAATTTTGGCCAAACAGTGCACATACATTTTGGGTAATTTTGTTTTTATCGTATATAGTTCCTCGAATGTCATTTGACCACTAAAATTTGCAACCCTCTCTAATATTTGTTGATCACATTTccacaaagtttcagattttttaaaATGTTTTGGTATCCATTCAGCTACTACTTTCCCTTTTGCCAACCGTATCACAGCATATGTGTTACTTTGGCTGGAAAAAGATGTGCATTTCTCATAATAAAATAAAGATTTTACTTTAAATAAAATGGAGTGTATTACTAAGAAACAGCCAAATTGAGTTgtaaaaataaaagtgaaagtgGGACGAGGGCTGGGGGCTTAACTAAAAGTTGTACCATGCCTGAGTTTAAATAAAATTTAGTTAGTAGATGCCTCAGTCCAAATACATGTACATTATATGATGAATGTGGTCGAATAAGCTTGTGTTTAGATATTGAATCGTCGTTCCTCCTTTTACTGTGGTTAATTACTGTGTACAACTAGACCTGTTGCTAATGAAAACTGCTCGCCCCATCTGCAGGGCAATGTGACCACCGCAGTCAAGGCTGGAGTCAGGTTGGAAATCCCAAATAGGGCTGTGCTCGATAGCAAGGTGAGCTATGTTTCCACGTTTGCTAGATTCAGAAATGAGGTATAAATATATATGCTCCTTTAGTAAGTGATAGCCTAGATTATATATTCCACAATAGTAATTTCTCAAGGGAAAAGAACAACAGCCAGAACCTAGAATGCAGATGCATCGTGCATGTTACGACTTATAATGTAAAATTACAGTTATTGTGCATCTCTGCCTTGTCTAAGACTGAACTTAAAAGCTGCTTGTGGTTAGTAATATTAGTTAATAGATGACCCAGGCCAAATATACGCACACTATGCGCTATATGTGGTTCCATAAGCTCGTGCTTGGAAATTGAGTCATACTTCGCTTGTTATATCGTCTCTTGAGTTCTCTGTCGTCGAAACTTGTCCCCGTCTCTGCTGAACACCTTGGAAACACTATTCCAAAAAAGATTCTTAAAAGAATACTTGCACGAACTTTTTAAGTATACAAGGTTTGCAAATGTAGGCCTCCTTTGATCATAGGACAAGGATGGGAATAGGAACTTCATAGGAAAGTTGTACGGCATGAATCTCGATTCCTATAAGAAAATAGATGTCATGTGATGCATAAGATATGAATTTTTTCATTCGGTATAGACCaacgtttttcttttctttcctttggaagCATTTAGATTCGTTATGTCTAATTGACTATGGAATTTGGTTGTGCAGCTGAAAGTTTACTGTATAGTCTGCTACTTTGTTTGTATATAGAAAAACATGCAACTTTCCAACATGCTTCACGCTGCTGGAAATATCTTGAAGGAAATTAACATCTTTCTGTCTGCCTACTCCAACAAAGATACACTCGCTCGAACTCATTTAATCTGCTATTACTCATCTGCAGGGGCTCACAGTTAAACAAGAAGAACATGCTACAGACAGTGATGTTGAGGCTGCCTATACACCACAGGCCCATGCCACCTACAACAATCACAGTAATTACCTTGTGGGAATTTTGTCATTACCAGATTTGACTAACGTATCCTCATTTCGTTCCACTTAACTTGTGCAGACCAGTTCCTCTGTAAAAAGCACAAGCAGCCATTTGAGTACATCGACCGGCCCTTGTCATCGGATTGGATCCCAGATTATAAACGAGAAGAAATCCATCTAAAACCAGGGGAATTCATTATTCGCGGTACAAACTCTATCGTACTTTCCTTCCTATTGATCGGTTGTAAATCGTTAACAACTATATGATTGTAACAAATTACGTAGGTGAGCCTTGCATCGGTTATGCTGATGAGTTTAGCCCGTACTGTGTGTACGGAAATGAAGTGAAGTTGTACAACAATAATCTTAAGAAGCTGCGCAAGCTAATTAAAAACAAGAGAACACCTAACAGCTACTATGTCTGCCACATGACAAAGACCTTTGCAACCCCTGGAAAAAGAATGGTTAGCACTAAAAAATCCTTTACATTGTTTCAGTCCATCTTATGCTGCACCATTACATACTAATCAGCGTTTGCCTTGCCTTGTAGTATTTTCTGGTGCCCTTCTCTAAAGGCAGTATCTACCCACATATGGATGCCAGCCAGCAATGAATTGCCAGTGAGCAATGGAGATGGTACTGTCAACGCCACAGTTCGCTTCATCAAAGGCGTCGACAACAGAGCCACCATCACAAAGAACTGGAGCGCTTTCTTTCAGAAGGCAGAAATGAAAGAGGGCCGGGTCTATGCCTTTGCGTTCAAATGCTCAACGAAGGGGCTGCGCCTGATCGTCTATCCCCTATATGGAGATCCATGAATATCTGTTGAGTCTATCCTAGGGTATACTTTTGGAGcgcgtgtagcaaagcagcaatgtCATTTCTATGTCCTTCCATCTGTTGATCTCTCTCAAAACTGTTTCTTCCTTTGCTGTAAATTATTGTTCTTAACTACAATGTCTCCGTAGAAGCGGTTTGAATTAATATGTTGACAGACCACCCTCCCTTATTGTGAAAGAGATAGTCTTTTGGGATGAATTTACTTATATATCTGGTATCTACTCGGTTTCTTGACTTTAGATGGTCTTTCGAACAGTGAACATGCCTAGCCTTTAGTCCTAGCTAACCCAACTGTTAAATGGAGACCGCTAAGCTACAGCCCACGTCTTTGTTATTTTATCCTCTGCACTTTTGGTTCACATCCTGTAACCCCAGCACTCTGCTATCAAACATAATTAGAACATGCAAACATGTAATTACCATGATTCATTTTAAGTGTGCTGTACGAATTAACCCTGTTTAATTGGGTTACTGACCGCTGTACGATACCCTTAGTTTTTTCCCCATGATCAAAAAACCTTAACTTCTCTTTTGTAAACACATAAAAGAAATCCTTAACCTTATCTTCTGATTCACCGCCGGTTTTCAGCAGGCCGGCCCAAAGCCGTGTCGACTTGTAGATATAAGCGCGTCTCCTTTTTCCTACACGGCAACCCGCAACTGCCTTGTGTCTCTCTCACTGTCCGGTGGGCTCGTCCAAACTGACCCCATGGTATCCCAACGTGTGGGTAGCGATTCTGGTTTAAGAGCACCAGGATAAAGCTAGCCTGCTGGTTAGATCACCGTCGCCTGAGAGGAACACGTGCTCCTCCCCTGTTTGCCCAGAGCGGCGGCTCTTACTGTTTACCAGCGGTGAGCGAGGTGATTCTACCCCCTCACCGTTCCACATACGCATCCACCTGCTCGGCCTCATCCCCTTCTTCCACTTCACTCTCCTACTTCACTCCTCTCGCTTCCTCTCAAGCGTGTACCTAGATCTGCGCTGCTCCTCAAATCGCCGGTGATTCGAGATGGAGAAAACCGCGTCTAGCTGCGATTGATCTTCACGGCAGGTATTCCTTCTCCCGACGCTACATTTCGAGTTATTTTATCTATCCACATGGGTTTCCTAACTTTGCAAGACATTGTTCTTCCCCGCCCTGCAACTCAAGTTTTCCCCCTCGATCCGCCCTCTATGACTGCTGTAGGCACGCTGAATCATTCCCTCACGTTCGGTTCTTCTTAAAAGGTAAATTATCATATCTAGCCCTGCTTGCACAGCCAAGGCTTCCTGCAAACAATGAAATGCAGCTAACTCAAACATCTCTCCTAAAAAGAAAACATATTTTTCCCT
This portion of the Triticum dicoccoides isolate Atlit2015 ecotype Zavitan chromosome 7A, WEW_v2.0, whole genome shotgun sequence genome encodes:
- the LOC119333874 gene encoding uncharacterized protein LOC119333874 isoform X2; the protein is MLLVGQTYGSTCSLQLHRLLRMAAPSSTELRIASSIRPTQMNSTDQVAMVADQLLDQNTMAADELRDQITLAPEKLPVPNPAPSACSTNNCLRGLAQGNVTTAVKAGVRLEIPNRAVLDSKGLTVKQEEHATDSDVEAAYTPQAHATYNNHNQFLCKKHKQPFEYIDRPLSSDWIPDYKREEIHLKPGEFIIRGEPCIGYADEFSPYCVYGNEVKLYNNNLKKLRKLIKNKRTPNSYYVCHMTKTFATPGKRMYFLVPFSKGSIYPHMDASQQ